In the Acanthopagrus latus isolate v.2019 chromosome 23, fAcaLat1.1, whole genome shotgun sequence genome, one interval contains:
- the slc17a7a gene encoding solute carrier family 17 member 7a — protein sequence MEIRPDRFKAQAGKTLGKIHRLIEKRQPNGETIELSAEGRPELVEEKEMPVVDCTCFGLPRRYIIAILSGLGFCISFGIRCNLGVAIVSMVNDHTVYKGNKEVLVAAQFTWDPETVGMIHGSFFWGYIVTQIPGGFICQKFAANRVFGFAIVATSTLNMLIPSAARCHYSCVILVRICQGLVEGVSYPACHGIWAKWAPPLERSRLATTAFCGSYAGAVVAMPLAGVLVQYSGWPSIFYVYGSFGIFWYLFWILVSYESPAAHPTITPEERKYIEDAIGESASFLNPLHKFKTPWRHFFTSMPVYAIIVANFCRSWTFYLLLISQPAYFEEVFGFEISKVGMVSALPHLVMTIIVPIGGQLADYLRTHNLMSTTNVRKLMNCGGFGMEATLLLVVGYSHSKAVAISFLVLAVGFSGFAISGFNVNHLDIAPRYASILMGISNGVGTLSGMVCPLIVGAMTKHKTREEWQGVFLIASLVHYGGVIFYGIFASGEKQSWADIEDTSEEKCGIIDEDELANETEEMYRGGGQYGAMSQPVVGSNGGGAGGGGAGAGWVSDWDKSEEYVQPPGYNSYMYGGEEERELT from the exons GCTGATCGAGAAGCGGCAGCCCAATGGAGAAACCATTGAGTTATCGGCGGAGGGTCGTCctgagctggtggaggagaaggagatgccggTGGTTGACTGCACCTGCTTTGGCTTGCCGAGGCGGTACATCATCGCTATCCTGTCTGGCCTAGGattctgtatttcttttggCATCCGGTGCAATCTGGGTGTGGCCATAGTTAGCATGGTCAATGACCACACTGTCTACAAAGGCAACAAGGAAGTGCTTGTG gCTGCACAATTCACCTGGGACCCTGAGACAGTGGGGATGATCCATGGCTCCTTCTTTTGGGGCTACATCGTCACACAGATCCCAGGGGGCTTTATATGTCAAAAATTTGCAGCCAACAG aGTATTTGGCTTTGCCATAGTGGCCACATCCACCCTCAACATGTTGATTCCGTCTGCTGCTCGCTGCCATTACAGCTGCGTCATACTGGTCAGAATATGCCAAGGCCTTGTTGAG GGTGTATCATACCCAGCCTGCCACGGGATCTGGGCAAAGTGGGCGCCACCTCTTGAGAGAAGTCGATTAGCCACAACAGCCTTTTGTG GATCCTATGCAGGAGCAGTGGTGGCCATGCCTTTAGCTGGGGTGCTGGTGCAATACTCTGGGTGGCCCTCAATATTCTACGTCTATG gcAGCTTTGGGATATTCTGGTATTTGTTCTGGATTCTGGTGTCGTATGAGAGTCCCGCAGCCCATCCCACCATCACACCAGAAGAGAGGAAGTACATTGAAGATGCAATTGGAGAATCTGCTTCATTTCTGAATCCTCTCCAT AAATTTAAAACCCCATGGAGACACTTTTTCACCTCCATGCCAGTCTATGCCATCATTGTGGCCAACTTCTGCAGGAGCTGGACCTTCTACCTGCTACTCATCAGCCAGCCGGCCTACTTTGAAGAAGTCTTTGGCTTTGAGATCAGCAAG GTGGGCATGGTGTCAGCTTTGCCCCATCTGGTGATGACAATCATCGTGCCCATCGGAGGCCAGTTGGCAGACTACCTGAGAACACACAACCTGATGTCCACCACCAACGTCAGGAAGCTCATGAACTGTGGAG GTTTTGGGATGGAGGCCACTCTCCTGCTGGTGGTGGGATACTCTCACTCTAAAGCTGTTGCTATTTCCTTTTTGGTCCTTGCTGTGGGTTTCAGTGGATTTGCTATCTCAG GATTCAATGTCAATCACTTGGATATCGCTCCTCGATATGCCAGCATACTCATGGGAATCTCAAACGGGGTGGGAACATTATCTGGAATGGTGTGTCCTCTCATAGTGGGAGCCATGACCAAACACAAg aCACGCGAGGAGTGGCAGGGAGTCTTCTTAATAGCTTCCCTCGTTCATTATGGAGGGGTGATTTTTTATG GAATCTTCGCATCAGGAGAAAAGCAGTCATGGGCGGACATAGAGGACACCAGCGAGGAGAAGTGCGGTATCATCGATGAGGATGAACTGGCCaatgagacagaggagatgTACCGCGGAGGCGGGCAGTATGGAGCCATGAGCCAGCCGGTCGTTGGTTCCAACGGAGGAGGGgccggtggaggaggagctggggcTGGATGGGTGTCGGACTGGGATAAGTCTGAGGAGTATGTGCAGCCACCTGGATACAACTCATACATGTAtgggggagaagaggagagggagctgaCATAG
- the zgc:55558 gene encoding zgc:55558: MTEYKLVVVGAGGVGKSALTIQLIQNHFVDEYDPTIEDSYRKQVVIDGETCLLDILDTAGQEEYSAMRDQYMRTGEGFLCVFAINNTKSFEDVHLYREQINRVKDSDSVPMVLVGNKSDLSTRTVESRQAQELARSYGVPFVETSAKTRQGVEEAFYSLVREIRRYKETNRSNKKSKKNTQRRCIIL, translated from the exons ATGACCGAGTACAAGCTTGTGGTGGTCGGGGCAGGAGGTGTGGGGAAGAGCGCTCTCACCATCCAGCTCATCCAGAACCACTTCGTTGATGAATACGATCCAACCATTGAG GACTCGTACAGAAAACAGGTGGTGATTGATGGAGAGACCTGTCTGCTGGACATCCTGGACACTGCAGGTCAGGAGGAGTACAGCGCCATGAGGGACCAGTATATGAGAACAGGAGAgggtttcctctgtgtgtttgccatCAACAACACCAAGTCCTTTGAGGACGTTCATCTCTACAG AGAGCAGATCAACAGGGTGAAGGACAGTGACAGTGTCCCCATGGTGCTGGTAGGAAATAAGAGCGACCTGAGTACCCGCACAGTGGAGTCAAGGCAGGCGCAGGAGCTGGCACGAAGCTACGGAGTACCATTTGTCGAGACCTCTGCCAAAACAAGACAG GGTGTGGAGGAAGCTTTCTATTCACTAGTTCGGGAGATTAGAAGATATAAGGAGACCAACCGCAGCAACAAGAAAAGCAAGAAGAACACTCAGAGACGTTGCATAATACTATAg